From Polyodon spathula isolate WHYD16114869_AA chromosome 26, ASM1765450v1, whole genome shotgun sequence, one genomic window encodes:
- the LOC121300964 gene encoding protein FAM174C-like isoform X2, giving the protein MHMSGPLVLFWVGLCAALLGDRVLGVSPGKPEESKTGNESLVHGNNTTNSTGSGGFFSNLDNSVIKRAFCVLTGITATAVLYFVIRAVRLKKAPKKKYGLLSSYDDTVEMKHLEESDDDDTVYEARRLRR; this is encoded by the exons ATGCACATGTCCGGgcctttggttttgttttgggtgGGTTTATGCGCGGCTCTTTTGGGGGACCGAGTCCTGGGGGTATCGCCGGGTAAACCCGAAGAGAGTAAGACTGGTAATGAGTCGCTGGTTCACGGCAACAACACAACGAATTCCACGGGTAGTGGCggttttttttcaaatctggaCAACTCTGTGATCAAAAGAGCCTTTTGCGTGTTGACTGGAATCACCGCCACCGCGGTATTGTATTTCGTAATCAGAGCAGTGAG GTTGAAGAAGGCTCCTAAGAAGAAGTATGGGCTGCTGTCCAGCTACGATGACACTGTGGAAATGAAACACCTGGAGGAGAGTGATGACGATGACACAGTGTACGAGGCCAGGCGCCTGAGGAG GTGA
- the LOC121300964 gene encoding protein FAM174C-like isoform X1: MHMSGPLVLFWVGLCAALLGDRVLGVSPGKPEESKTGNESLVHGNNTTNSTGSGGFFSNLDNSVIKRAFCVLTGITATAVLYFVIRAVRLKKAPKKKYGLLSSYDDTVEMKHLEESDDDDTVYEARRLRR, translated from the exons ATGCACATGTCCGGgcctttggttttgttttgggtgGGTTTATGCGCGGCTCTTTTGGGGGACCGAGTCCTGGGGGTATCGCCGGGTAAACCCGAAGAGAGTAAGACTGGTAATGAGTCGCTGGTTCACGGCAACAACACAACGAATTCCACGGGTAGTGGCggttttttttcaaatctggaCAACTCTGTGATCAAAAGAGCCTTTTGCGTGTTGACTGGAATCACCGCCACCGCGGTATTGTATTTCGTAATCAGAGCAGTGAG GTTGAAGAAGGCTCCTAAGAAGAAGTATGGGCTGCTGTCCAGCTACGATGACACTGTGGAAATGAAACACCTGGAGGAGAGTGATGACGATGACACAGTGTACGAGGCCAGGCGCCTGAGGAGGTGA